ttttaacattaaatgtatACATTAGATGTACCGTTCAGTTCTGTCAGATCATAATGTTACGATTATCAATGTGCATGCACATGCTTTTTAGTGCCATATATTCTATGTACCTTTAAACTGGAACATTACAGTTGTATTAAAAGGTAAATATCCTACCACTTTCCTTCATAAAAGAACCTTTCGCATAACTGAAAAAAGGCGTGTACTTTCGCTTACAGAATTTCCTGATAGACCaaatacatacctgccaacgtTTACGCaattggcgtaaaattttatttctatcttttaagtggtagtaaaatgtatgttttctatatgttccttgcatttataaacttaatttataatctttttgactaccactatttttaaaaaaattaagcttatatattaatttggAATACTTTTATGCAGTCAGCATAAACATCTCCAAAATATAGCGTATTTTTCAgcctaaatttgaaatttaaattccattccACTACCACTGGGAAAACTCATTAAAGGTTGGCAGTTATGCAAATATTATTCTCCCTCCGGTCTCAAATTAGCTGCtacatttaaattgcaaattttgtcttaaattaattgatattttacaaaCAGCCAGTGTGTCATTAGTAACATCCTATGCAGTTAAGTAGATCGACACCAGTAAAATTATACTACTAATAAATTCGCAGCTCATGATATttacattcaattaaatatagttaaggAAATAAAACCGAAAGAAACTGGTATACTTAGAGAGTAAAATGACTGTTCGTTTACTATTCACCACTTGTTACGTTAAATTGTTTATCTCGATATTTTTCgcataaaattttgctgaaaatagTCAAGGCAATAAAAACGGAATGCTGTTCCAGCACTTACTTAGTGAGCAAAAAGACTGTACGTTTGCAATCCAACATTCGTCTCATCAGATTGTCTATTTCGAAATTTCCTGTTTTGATATCTCTCTGGggtacaaataatttatagaagGGATGCTTCAGTTCCAGCACTAAAGgaaaatacaaatgaaacaataataaaaatttacaatatatgaCTACTTTTTAgcttagaaattatatttcatactcTTGGGCTAGTTTCAaagcaaaaggaaaaattatataaataaagactAAAACAAAATCCTTACGAAACCATTCAAGCTATCAGTTGGCAGTTATGCTGAGACaagctacaatttttaaacagaaataagtATTGTGAGTACTCATTTATTAGAGTACTCACTCAGTTATTATGAGTATTCATAAATAACTGCCGATGTTTAGCTCATATGTAAAACTTGTAAATAGTAGTGAAGCTAGAATAAGATTACGTATCTGTTATCTTTTGTTCCTCACATagataatttttctcaaatgtcAATTGAATTACAATCAAGGGGAAAAAGTTTTCGTTTAGCCAGAATGTGAACACATCATCTTATAGTTAACATGTCTGTGAATATACTATGCTTAATTTTGATGTAACGGTGGTAAATatcacatgaaataaaaatttaatgctataaaaattaatccTTTTGGTGCGGATGATTCATAAGAGCAGTCGTGCAAAATCAGGAtggattaataataataatcgttaGCTTAAATGAGGGCATGGCTAATTTGGCAGAATTATATTACTTTCACTTTAATCAATGTTAACTCAGTCACATATCTAATTAATATCATCATCATGATTATCACCAAACTCTATCTTTTACTTCTAAATTATTAGTCCGATCGTCTCCATATTGATCCTAAATTCTGTCCGAGAAAATACATTGGAAAATAGGCCTCACttgtttcttagaaaaaaattcctttctccCCCTAAATTatccctttttttcttctctaaaaaAGGGGAAACGTGCCgaaaaaaataggaaagttTTTAAGTATCATATTTATAACAACATAAGGAAGCTTTTTGTCAAAACATAACTTGTTTATCAGTTATTCCGAAGAAACACCATTTTTGTTTGCTATAATTACTGGATTATATTGAATTTGCAAGCATTATATATTGCCCTAAGGCAGGGGTGgtgaacctttatacaccaacgtaccattttctctaaaaaattgcttaatgaggtcatagacgtgccgtcaaataattttgacttcgtgattattttgaaaataatattaaatactatcaactcaaaactctttacttacaatgaaaaaaattctattttgcaatatctcagttatacgcgtaattcaactttcaAGTAACAttagtgtgacttctgttgttgcagattagatgacaaataacttatattaggttgtaagatcttagtttaagcaggactgttaattttttttttgctagttatttattgttagcttgtttttttatggttaataattgttttttagcattaatttttttttaaatattgtttatttttttgtgaattttaatttaattgttacatatgcttcatagtgtaacgACAAttgtgcccaaaatattgtgtcgcgtgccataaatggcacgcgtgccattggttcgccatccctgccctAAGGTTTTATGACCACATTGTATATAATTACACATCATAATTTAACGTTCATTTGTCATcaagattttcttttactttatttgcatTCTCATCACACGTGTGGGCATCTACAGGGATGCCAACAGCTCCGCTTTcagcaattcttttaaaaacttttttgctaattaaaagTAGTAAGACTTTTAGAGTAAGTATAATTAAGCTCACATTTTAAAAGATCTACCACGAGATAACtgctttttttgcttttatttaactcaaattGGGTACCTAGGCCGCGCAGTGAATAAGACATTTACTTGTTTTTGTGACATTGTGGTAACACTTACAAGAATATAAACCTGATTTAAAGTATATACTGACGTGAACGGTGTATTACATAAATTGCACGagattattgcaaataaatttcattttatatcatattttgaattttcgataagtagtggtggaaaaattacttaaaatgaaaaagagctACTTAAAATCCGGCTAAGTTAACGAGTTAAATGTGTCATGGAAAGActtatatttgcatatttttttactaccaaactattatgaatttctttcctttaagaaaatgtaaaacaaaaataaatgttttaaaacatgtagaaattttttaacttgccTGGTAGAAAGTGTTTTCGAGCCTCTGAGGCGTCTTCATCGGACAAAGAAATATAAGCATCGAAcagttttccaacatgtctttcgcttctttttttcaaacatctcAATCCTCTTGAATAGAGCCACACTCTTATATGATATCGATATCGGAAACACAACAAAATAAAGGTCACTGTCATTATTAGAATCACTGGAATCAGGGGAAGGTCGATAAAGGtggttagtaattttttttaaaaaagaagataaatctATGATCAAAACATAtacaactacattttttaatgccATACATGGAAAGCAAATGAGCtggctttgttttaaaaacttataaagcaTCTGTAGAAGCCTGACGCTAGTAATGGTAGGTATATAGCAATtaaacatattcaaatttcattcacTCACTCTTAGAAAACCCCACACGATTTATTATGGATACTATgattatatacaaatatacgAAAGCGGTATTTAAtccaaaatctaataaaataagaaagtggtagcaaatatatgtataaatgtttttttaatttatgaatatgattagtTTGCCTGAATTGCTTGTTAAATATCACAGATTCAATTCTCCTAGTCCCAGTGTTTTGAtcttattgggcacctgggccgcggagcggcccctatcccattcatctggaattttagaacagttttggttgagcaatgaggtaagcaggcaatggagttgcttttatgaatgtttcaagctctttgcttgaataactaaaaaggaatcaaaaataaattgagcagcttgctctaaactgtgtttgtttgattttggagttgttcagaattgtatcagcatgagtaaacgttattttcagaagggttgatgaaattatttgttttgatagttatgatatgaggcgtcggaggtgaaatgtgcagctattggtctgtagtttttatctttgatatgattttcaaatttaaagatttcttcaaatttaaagatttctcaaatttaaagatttcgattcaattctcaaatatattcaatttaatataaatttctctgatttacttttaaaatggtaTCTAGTCTTGTGTGcacaaatttttcactttttaaatagtctgctcacactacttattaaaaaaaaacgtgtagTGCAGGGGCGTCAAACTCGGCCTATAGGCTCCTCCCACTTTTTCACACAATACTAATCGAAACAGATCAAAATCAACAAATCTTCTCAGTTACCAATATTTGTGACCTTCCGGTGAAAATTGAAAGGTTCCGCTGCGGGAGAAGCCCAATTCAATGCTACAACTGCCAAAATTACGGTCACACTCAGCGAATTTGCAACTCACAACCATATGTGTTAAATGTGCCGCAGACCATCGTTCCTTTGAGTGCCACAAAGACATAAATACACCACCCAAGTGCTGCAACTGTCTGGAGGCACGCACTGCCAACTACACGGGATGCAGCATCCGTCCCCCCAGGAGAGGCCCTCGTGCAACTCCAGCTACAATTCCATCTACAACGACAGGTCAAGCCCATAGACTGGTTTCAATCATCAAAgaactaaaagaacttttaaaaaacggagAAGTTTTACAACTGCTGCAAACAATCATGCGTGAGTTCACTTCTGAATAATGTCACTTTTGGACTAAACCTGAACTCTTTTTTTGAACTTTAGTTAGTATCTCTATTactatacaaattaatatttttgaatgctgATCAcactagatggcgccactaaggNNNNNNNNNNNNNNNNNNNNNNNNNNNNNNNNNNNNNNNNNNNNNNNNNNNNNNNNNNNNNNNNNNNNNNNNNNNNNNNNNNNNNNNNNNNNNNNNNNNNNNNNNNNNNNNNNNNNNNNNNNNNNNNNNNNNNNNNNNNNNNNNNNNNNNNNNNNNNNNNNNNNNNNNNNNNNNNNNNNNNNNNNNNNNNNNNNNNNNNNNNNNNNNNNNNNNNNNNNNNNNNNNNNNNNNNNNNNNNNNNNNNNNNNNNNNNNNNNNNNNNNNNNNNNNNNNNNNNNNNNNNNNNNNNNNNNNNNNNNNNNNNNNNNNNNNNNNNNNNNNNNNNNNNNNNNNNNNNNNNNNNNNNNNNNNNNNNNNNNNNNNNNNtgcatacctgccaactcttccggattttccggaagattttattttcatatttaaagtggtagtaattatatactatttttttcttttataatcttaatttttaaatgattttgatcaccactattcttacaaaaattaagcacatatattgaTATGCGTTACTACcctggttgtcaacttaagtttgctcatatacaacgtatttgtttgcttaaaattaaagttttatttccattttaataccactggggtaaaatgataatggaagggattaaaagttggcaggtatgggtaTATAGCAATtaaacatattcaaatttcattcacTCACACTTAGAAAACCCCACACAAATTCTTATGGATACTATGAATATATACGAATTTACGAAAGCGGTATTTAATcgaaaatctaataaaaataagaaagtggtagcaaatatatgtataaatgtttttttaattcatgaatatGATTAGTTTGCCTGAATTACTTGTTAACCATCACAGATTCAGTTctcaaatatattcaatttaatataaatttctctgatttacttttaaaatggtaTCTAGTTTTGTGTGcacaaatttttcactttttaaatagtctgctcacactacttatttaaaaaaaacgtgtagtgcaggggtgtcaaactcgtGGCCAGAGGGCGGCATGCAGCCCGAGTAGAACATTTTACACGGCATTTTACACTTTCTTTCGATACAGGTAAAATGGCAGGCCGCCACCCAATCACAGTTTGAGAAGTAAAGCGTGGGGTATTTTAGCTCATCAATTAAATTCTGAGACAAAGTTATGCCAATACAATTCTGCAATCAACAGTTTCTGAGAGGTAATTAAATTGCATACAGTAGCCTGCTATAGATATTTTTGATAGGTATCTTTGCTTTTGTgttattaaccctttgacggttaTGAGCGAGTTCGGCTCGCAATCGAATCGTGCTTCACAATGCACGCAAACGAGTTCGAGCAAGATTTCGACCGTAATGGTTAGTAACGAGCACTACTCGCGTAGTGAAATTTTTCCCCAATGCGCGCTGACGAGCTGAGCTCGTTCGCCATTATTATTCCGCATTGACtatgttaaaaactaat
The Parasteatoda tepidariorum isolate YZ-2023 chromosome 9, CAS_Ptep_4.0, whole genome shotgun sequence genome window above contains:
- the LOC107448662 gene encoding protein toll, translating into MTVTFILLCFRYRYHIRVWLYSRGLRCLKKRSERHVGKLFDAYISLSDEDASEARKHFLPVLELKHPFYKLFVPQRDIKTGNFEIDNLMRRMLDCKRTVFLLTKNYLENEFCMEIFRVAFANSLEEKLHRIILVKYGPLPPLKEMDKSLKTVMVSSRCLKFGDKLFWDMLRYEMSEKRPDTSIDYELQDDNSDDVPLVQEF